In Sphaerisporangium krabiense, the DNA window CGACTACGGCCTCGTAGGTTCGGATCATTGAGGCGCCCGCCTCGAAGTCGGGCAGCGAACTCCGGAAGACGTCTTGGTAGTCGGCCCACCAGCCGCGCTGCCGCGATTCTCTCGCCAGCGTTATCAGGGCTTCCCGTCGGCGCTCGTCCGTTACTCCGTAGAGGTCGAGCAACCCTCGGATGTCGTGCGGGGCCGGGCGCTTCCACTCGTCACGCTCCATCCTCGTGATCTTGGACGGATCCCAGTCCAATCTCTTGGCTGCTTCTGCCGCGGTCAGTCCTGCTTCGAGGCGCAGTTGGCGGAGGGCGGCGGATAGGCGTCGTCGCTTGACGGTCGGGCTGCTTGTCATCGCTCTCCCTGTATCGACACGTATTAACAGATCCGCGCCAAACGACTCAAAGTGCGTAAGTCAACTTACGTCTTGCAACTTGAGTCCTGGGCCATCACTATAGTCACACGGATCGTCGCCCACAGTAACGACAAAGGGGTGGCAAGAGACGGGGCTCGCCACGGCGGTGCAGGCCGGGCGAGCCCCTTGAATCGGACAACGGAGGTCCGAATCCATGCGCGACTCTAGTAGCGCCCGAGGGATCATCCGAACGTGCCGGCGCGCCGACCGGCGCCCTTGGCCGCACGGCCGGAGACCACACCGGCAGACGGCAGCCGTATGAGCAGGCCTGGCCACGGGACACGAACGGAAGGGCGTCATCGCCGGGGAAAGGCTGCGGAGAGGGTCGTCCCGCGACGATGGGACGCTGCCGAGCGGGCCGCTGCTCGGCGGTTCGACCAGATGGAGCCCGCGTGGTGCGTCATGTACGGCGTGGGCAGTAGACGGTTCTACGCCATCGCCACGTGGCACGTGCTGCGACCGCTCATCGTTCAGGCGCGTGCCGTCGAGGAACTGCGCACGCTGATGCGGGAGGCCGAGCGGGCCGCGGCTTCCCCGCCGGTGGTGCCGTCCTTCGTACCTTCTCAGACGTCTGTCACGGCGCGGCGTACCCCGCCATCCCTTCCAGGAGCACCTATGCCCGCTACGCCGGACGGCTTGCGTACCGTCTGCTGGGATCTTCCCGACGATCTTTCAGTGATCGGCGAGGCTCGCCGACTCGTGGGGCGCACCCTGGCGGCCTGGCGACTCGGGCACCTCACGGACGACGTGATCCTCGTCGTCGACGAGATCTTGGCGAATGCCGTGACCCACGGCGAGCCGCCGATCAGGCTCTCTCTCTGGGGCACCTCGGCGGAGCTGTGCGTCCGTGTCACCGATCACGGTTCTGATCTGCCCCGTCACCTTGATCTCGGGGTCGATGCCGTGCACGGCCGTGGGCTGATCATCGTCGCCGCCGTGGCCGACGAGCATGGTGTCACCCCGCTGGCGGATGGTCCCGGCAAGAGCGTCTGGGCTCGATGGCGGCAGATCACACGAACCGTGGGCGAGTCCCACGCGGCCCCGGCCACGCGTACGGTCGAGGCGCCGTCTGCGGACAATGTCTGACGCGCTGTTGTTCTCACTGAACAGGGCGAGGAGAACGGGTCAGGGGCCTGACCCGCACGATGGTCAGGCCCCCGGGTGGTCCGCTCGCACGATCCCCGCCCGGTGAGGCACCTCGATCCGGTACGGCGTCCGCGACACCCTAGGACACGGCTCAGCCGCCGTTGCTCAGGCAGAACCAGCCGTTCTGGACCCAGCCGTCGGCGTTCACGTAGCCGTAGGCGTGGCCGCGGACCCATTCCGGGCCGAGGAGGTCGTGGCCGGAGTCGTAGATGGTGAACGACTGGGCGGGGCCGGACTGCGGGCCGTACAAGGTTCCGATCACCCGGCCGCCGGGAGCGTCCCGGACGGTGAGGGTCTCGGCGCACACGGTCCAGCGCTTGCCCTGGTCGTCGCCGTTGGCGTACAGCAGGGGGCCGCCCGCGTGGGCCGCGACGGCGGTGCCCGCCAGGACGGCGGCGGTGACGGCGATGCCGAGGCCGGCACGCGCGACGGTCTTGCGCACAGCCATTCGCACGGACATGGAGAGAACCTTTCTCGTGGACTTCGCCCGGGGTGGGCGGTTCGGACGGAAGAATCTTGTTGCCCGATGCGTCTGGTGGGCCAGCGGTGGCGGGACAATGCCCAAGAATGCGAATCGCAGGCTTCTCACCAGCGATGATGCGAGGGGAGATGCCAAGCGATGCGTGACCGGCGGGGCGAGGCGGAGCGGCGGCCGGCGATGGCGGAGCTCGCCGCGATCATCGCGGATCTGCTCGACCAGGTCGGCGGGGAGCCCGCGGAGCAGGCGGCCAGGCTCGGCGTCGACGTCGCCACGGTGTACCGGTGGCGCAAGGGGGCGAGGCGTCCGCAGCGGCAGCCGTTCGAGACGCTGCTCCGGGTGGCGGAGGTCCCACCCCGGCAGAGGGAGCTGTACCTCAGGAAGTGGGAGCTGGCCGGGCAGAGCGCTCGTGCTTCCGCTGCCGCGAAGCGCTCCTCTGGATCCTCGGGTGAGGACGGCCCGGCGACGTCACCCTCAGCCCGGTCGGTCGTGTCGGCCTCTGGGGAACGTCCTCAGCCGGTGACCGTGACGTTGCCGGTCGCCCCGGCCGCTCCGGGGACGGCCGCGCCCGAGCCATCGCCGGCGTCCGCGTCCGAGGCGACGCCGATGCCTGCG includes these proteins:
- a CDS encoding ATP-binding protein, which translates into the protein MYGVGSRRFYAIATWHVLRPLIVQARAVEELRTLMREAERAAASPPVVPSFVPSQTSVTARRTPPSLPGAPMPATPDGLRTVCWDLPDDLSVIGEARRLVGRTLAAWRLGHLTDDVILVVDEILANAVTHGEPPIRLSLWGTSAELCVRVTDHGSDLPRHLDLGVDAVHGRGLIIVAAVADEHGVTPLADGPGKSVWARWRQITRTVGESHAAPATRTVEAPSADNV